One window of Nitrospira sp. genomic DNA carries:
- a CDS encoding ImmA/IrrE family metallo-endopeptidase encodes MGTMFRERRKMLRIPNRVVLPFGYRIAVRQLSDAEMDKRDANADGIWDDDTKTIYVRKRLPVTRRRYILAHELGHAWLDWQHRYMDDGKAST; translated from the coding sequence ATGGGGACGATGTTCAGAGAACGAAGGAAGATGTTACGTATTCCCAATAGGGTTGTCCTGCCGTTCGGCTACCGGATTGCGGTTCGACAGTTATCCGATGCGGAAATGGACAAGCGCGATGCGAATGCCGATGGAATTTGGGATGACGATACCAAAACGATCTATGTTCGGAAGCGACTTCCTGTGACCCGCCGCCGGTATATTCTCGCACACGAGCTGGGTCACGCCTGGCTGGACTGGCAACATCGGTACATGGACGATGGAAAGGCCAGCACGTAG
- the ricT gene encoding regulatory iron-sulfur-containing complex subunit RicT: protein MESPLAAQLDHLYPTPVRLVGVKVRNRGEVKKLDSAGLSLRNGDPVLLEVENEVTYGIVYMEPYATPFIPPMRVMKSILRKPDSEETALIGRLEQLSREAAAYCRAKAAERNIPLKLVEVYGVMHRRQLTFVYTAEDRIDFRELVRDLARRFGGRIEMRQVGVREEARRLGGIDTCGLVLCCASFLTDVQPISAKQAKKLELPIEDPRLLGVCGRLKCCLMFEMMDAQGKIAPQSQQIITPTKPNSPSSSTLLS from the coding sequence ATGGAGTCTCCCCTTGCCGCACAACTCGATCACCTCTATCCCACCCCAGTCCGTCTGGTTGGCGTGAAGGTCAGGAATCGTGGGGAGGTCAAGAAGTTAGACTCAGCCGGTCTGTCATTGCGCAACGGCGACCCGGTCTTGCTCGAGGTGGAAAATGAAGTCACCTACGGGATCGTCTACATGGAGCCCTACGCGACACCCTTTATTCCTCCCATGCGGGTGATGAAATCCATTCTGCGAAAGCCGGATTCCGAAGAAACGGCGCTGATCGGCAGACTCGAGCAACTCTCTAGGGAGGCGGCCGCCTATTGCCGAGCCAAAGCAGCTGAACGGAACATCCCTCTCAAACTGGTCGAAGTCTATGGGGTCATGCATCGCCGCCAGCTCACCTTTGTCTACACGGCAGAGGATCGGATCGATTTTCGAGAACTGGTCCGCGACCTGGCACGTCGATTCGGCGGACGCATCGAAATGCGTCAAGTCGGGGTACGTGAAGAAGCGAGGAGGCTTGGTGGCATCGATACCTGCGGCCTCGTACTGTGCTGCGCGAGTTTTCTCACCGATGTGCAGCCTATCTCGGCCAAGCAGGCGAAAAAGCTCGAACTGCCGATCGAGGACCCTCGCTTGTTGGGTGTGTGTGGAAGGTTGAAGTGCTGTTTAATGTTTGAGATGATGGACGCTCAGGGCAAGATCGCCCCGCAATCTCAACAAATTATTACCCCGACCAAGCCCAATTCTCCTTCCTCCTCAACCTTGCTCTCTTAG
- a CDS encoding DUF1264 domain-containing protein, with amino-acid sequence MRKGLLVLATITAVGWSGVATQKAVGGEPTSPAVGYDIHVHAPHMMADGTPGGPFHHYCKGISDKILQCLLFESTDPKAPLVGVEYFVAKDLTRKLPAIQWHRYFHDHKVEIGTGRVQVLDMPPDQAAKVAEAAAGTDGVIYHLWQHGQEFPDGTVSFPQSLGHKFPGYSDK; translated from the coding sequence ATGAGAAAAGGTCTATTGGTCCTTGCGACGATCACTGCGGTCGGATGGAGTGGAGTTGCAACCCAAAAGGCGGTGGGCGGGGAACCAACGAGTCCAGCCGTCGGATACGACATTCATGTCCATGCGCCGCACATGATGGCGGATGGGACACCGGGCGGCCCCTTCCATCATTATTGCAAAGGCATTTCCGACAAGATCCTTCAATGTCTGCTCTTCGAATCCACCGATCCCAAGGCCCCCTTAGTCGGTGTCGAGTATTTTGTCGCCAAAGACCTGACCCGTAAGCTTCCAGCCATTCAGTGGCACCGGTACTTCCATGATCATAAGGTAGAAATAGGGACAGGGCGAGTGCAAGTCCTTGACATGCCTCCTGATCAAGCCGCCAAGGTGGCGGAAGCCGCAGCAGGGACGGACGGCGTGATCTATCATCTGTGGCAGCATGGGCAAGAATTCCCCGACGGCACGGTGAGCTTCCCACAATCCCTCGGACACAAGTTCCCTGGCTATTCTGACAAATAA
- a CDS encoding cytochrome c encodes MRRSVMTVFAAALFTSGSVSVFGVDETILRPRVPVDQLQEARTWKNPLPATEETIEKGKQLFHGKAFCVTCHGKHGKGLGDDIEPGTLKGPLPRDFTDKDWQAARTDGELLWILKNGSKGTAMAKFIPLVLTEEEAWQVLVYVRSFGDNQDKPQAEGLP; translated from the coding sequence ATGAGAAGAAGCGTAATGACGGTATTTGCGGCGGCCTTGTTCACCTCAGGAAGCGTCTCTGTCTTTGGTGTCGATGAAACTATCCTCAGGCCACGGGTTCCCGTTGATCAACTCCAGGAAGCGAGAACGTGGAAGAACCCACTTCCGGCAACTGAGGAAACAATTGAGAAGGGAAAGCAGCTCTTTCATGGGAAAGCCTTCTGTGTGACCTGCCACGGGAAACACGGCAAGGGATTAGGAGACGATATTGAGCCGGGCACGCTTAAAGGTCCCTTGCCGCGCGATTTCACCGATAAGGACTGGCAAGCAGCCAGAACGGACGGTGAACTTCTCTGGATCTTGAAAAATGGCAGCAAAGGCACGGCGATGGCGAAGTTCATTCCTTTGGTCTTGACCGAAGAAGAAGCTTGGCAGGTCTTGGTTTACGTGCGATCGTTCGGCGACAACCAAGACAAACCACAAGCTGAAGGACTGCCGTAA
- a CDS encoding YhjD/YihY/BrkB family envelope integrity protein — translation MSRSTRISQFAKQDLWTGDLTTMSLLQRLGVQALRLGTAVGMEFRHRLLDARTAGLVYTTLLSLVPFLAVMFSVLKAFGVHHVIEPFLAQALVPLGPKSREVTATIIGFVDNIKIGVLGVAGIAGLFYTTYSLIDKMEQALNAIWQVKQGRTWNRKFADYLSAVLVGPVLVFSAFGLLASLQSNTLVQHLVELEPFGTLLVWSGEMVPFLMFCAVFTFLYKMIPNTHVELRSAAIGGASAAILWIIAGEAFAKFVAASANYSAIYSSFAVLMLFLLWLYTGWMIVLIGAQFSFFHQYPTAYLSRLLWEQGTHVFREQLALKVLRVLGHHYLKGDRPLKLPELSSELNIPLSLVEEEVERLTENGFVGRLQEPEGVSLIKSPDLIFVKEVLDSVRNGTPPWILPHLDTSDPVSALLRHRDKAVERALVGETVQSLLQDHPPSQSTKS, via the coding sequence ATGAGCCGTTCTACACGCATCTCCCAATTTGCGAAGCAGGATCTCTGGACCGGGGATCTGACGACCATGTCGTTGCTCCAACGGTTAGGTGTACAAGCACTTAGGCTGGGCACCGCCGTGGGCATGGAGTTCCGCCATCGTCTGCTCGATGCGCGGACGGCCGGTCTGGTCTATACGACGTTGCTTTCGTTGGTGCCGTTTCTCGCCGTAATGTTCTCGGTACTGAAAGCTTTCGGTGTCCATCACGTGATCGAACCCTTCTTGGCGCAGGCTCTAGTACCGTTGGGTCCTAAGAGTCGGGAGGTCACCGCCACCATCATTGGTTTCGTAGACAATATCAAGATCGGTGTGCTGGGGGTCGCCGGCATCGCCGGCCTGTTCTATACGACTTATTCGCTGATCGATAAGATGGAGCAGGCCTTGAACGCGATCTGGCAGGTCAAGCAGGGACGCACGTGGAACCGGAAGTTTGCCGACTATTTGAGCGCCGTCCTCGTGGGACCGGTACTGGTCTTTAGCGCGTTCGGCTTGCTGGCTTCGCTCCAAAGCAACACTCTGGTCCAACATCTTGTGGAGTTGGAGCCGTTTGGGACACTGCTGGTGTGGAGCGGCGAAATGGTTCCCTTCTTGATGTTCTGTGCCGTCTTCACGTTCTTGTATAAGATGATCCCCAATACCCATGTCGAACTCCGTTCAGCGGCGATCGGCGGGGCTTCGGCGGCTATCCTCTGGATCATCGCCGGTGAAGCCTTTGCCAAATTCGTGGCGGCCTCTGCCAATTACAGCGCCATCTATTCGAGTTTCGCCGTGCTCATGCTGTTCCTCCTGTGGCTCTACACCGGATGGATGATCGTGCTGATTGGGGCGCAGTTCTCCTTTTTCCACCAGTATCCCACGGCCTATTTGTCCCGCCTGCTCTGGGAGCAGGGTACGCACGTCTTTCGTGAACAACTGGCTCTCAAGGTATTGCGAGTGCTGGGGCATCACTACCTCAAAGGGGACCGTCCGTTGAAGCTGCCGGAGCTGTCGAGCGAACTGAACATTCCCTTGTCTCTGGTGGAGGAAGAGGTAGAACGTCTCACTGAAAATGGGTTTGTGGGCCGCCTTCAGGAACCGGAAGGGGTGAGCCTCATCAAGTCGCCGGACCTGATCTTCGTGAAAGAGGTTCTGGATTCGGTTCGCAACGGAACCCCGCCCTGGATACTACCCCATCTCGATACCAGCGATCCGGTGTCCGCCCTCTTGCGGCATCGAGATAAGGCGGTGGAGCGGGCGTTGGTGGGTGAAACCGTGCAATCGCTCTTACAAGATCACCCGCCGTCCCAATCCACCAAATCCTGA
- a CDS encoding PilZ domain-containing protein — protein MDMKMEDQRTTPRFRVQFRTTVSDPTQPEGTGFMLDLSRGGCRLESPFLFLPGLSLGLQIYVPGLEWPLMIDGADVQWVSEQTAGLAFVRIRETEQQRLDEVLTTRLARKSEDGDTEQFEAVPFEFQELEKVLSKDPQLAISKGLSWFAQDREQFRFRGGSLLSRALPNCPPAFAAALAELVKAGGDMETDFSLALLQNYPGEISTYVVLKEIVSRFPHDDRKMSGVRISIDSTGVVSGEFGLAGAWRVKKESLRPWLTDERPAVKAFAEKHIAELDRMIAAERHRVEAERAMRNRSNDDTEPGAYRAKPF, from the coding sequence ATGGACATGAAGATGGAGGATCAGCGCACGACGCCCCGCTTTCGGGTGCAATTTCGCACCACGGTGTCAGACCCCACCCAGCCCGAGGGAACAGGCTTCATGCTCGATCTCTCAAGGGGCGGGTGCCGACTGGAAAGCCCGTTCCTCTTTTTACCAGGCCTCTCGTTAGGACTGCAGATCTATGTGCCCGGCTTGGAGTGGCCGCTGATGATTGATGGGGCCGATGTGCAGTGGGTGAGCGAGCAAACCGCCGGGCTGGCTTTTGTTCGAATCAGAGAGACTGAGCAGCAGCGACTTGACGAAGTGCTTACCACTCGGCTCGCCAGGAAGTCCGAGGACGGCGACACAGAGCAATTCGAAGCGGTGCCGTTTGAGTTCCAAGAACTTGAAAAGGTACTCTCGAAAGACCCGCAACTCGCCATCAGCAAGGGACTATCCTGGTTCGCTCAAGACCGGGAGCAATTCCGGTTTCGAGGGGGGAGCCTGCTCAGCAGAGCGCTTCCCAATTGCCCACCGGCATTCGCTGCCGCGCTGGCCGAGTTAGTCAAAGCCGGCGGCGATATGGAGACAGATTTCTCCCTGGCGCTTCTCCAGAACTATCCTGGTGAGATATCCACCTACGTCGTCTTGAAAGAGATTGTGTCGCGATTTCCACATGACGATCGCAAAATGAGTGGAGTCCGAATCAGCATCGACAGCACCGGCGTGGTCTCTGGTGAATTCGGGCTTGCGGGCGCATGGCGGGTCAAGAAGGAATCGCTGAGGCCCTGGCTGACAGACGAACGGCCGGCGGTCAAAGCGTTCGCCGAGAAGCATATTGCAGAACTCGACCGAATGATCGCAGCAGAGCGGCACCGTGTGGAGGCCGAACGGGCAATGCGAAACAGGAGCAATGACGACACCGAGCCGGGTGCTTACAGGGCGAAACCCTTCTGA
- a CDS encoding cytochrome P450 — protein sequence MQAPVSPFTLVDVPGGVPLLGHLGAFKRAPLETIYGWWRRHGDALRFRLGPKTLYLLSHPNLVEEIFVQQSDRFVKVYDPQRPVGLALVLGNGLVTSSGEVWKRHRRIIQPVFHRSRMAAMADRMAQVGEQRVAGWADREGQPVDIAAEMMQLALEVISQTMFTTSMAQHIGQISHALRVSLKYAFDSFHNPLRLPSWVPTPRNREFRSVMQFMDGLIYGLLAERRRTGATYGDLLDLLLQARDEETGIGLSDQELRDEALTIFAAGHETTANALAWTWYLLSTHPEAKARFHEEVDRVLQGRTPNADDLQHLPYTRAVFEESLRLYPPAPVVQRKAATNTTVGGLALPVGALVFVGIYNLHRHPAFWPNPEQFLPERWLDGERPSSRYAYLPFGAGPRACVGIHFASVEGPLLLALIGRRYDLQLAQETVEPELMVTLRPKGGIRMTLNPRKVPVKSSA from the coding sequence ATGCAGGCTCCCGTTTCCCCCTTCACCCTAGTCGATGTTCCCGGCGGCGTGCCTCTGCTTGGCCACCTTGGAGCGTTCAAACGCGCTCCGTTGGAAACTATATACGGGTGGTGGCGCCGGCACGGCGATGCGCTGCGCTTTCGACTCGGGCCGAAGACGCTCTATCTCCTCAGCCATCCCAATCTCGTCGAAGAGATTTTCGTTCAACAATCCGACCGTTTCGTGAAAGTGTATGACCCCCAGCGGCCGGTCGGCCTCGCGCTGGTTTTGGGCAATGGATTAGTGACCAGTTCGGGCGAGGTCTGGAAGCGTCATCGGCGCATCATCCAGCCGGTCTTTCACCGCTCTCGCATGGCGGCGATGGCCGATCGGATGGCTCAGGTGGGTGAGCAGCGCGTTGCCGGTTGGGCAGATCGCGAAGGACAGCCGGTCGACATCGCCGCCGAAATGATGCAGCTGGCACTGGAAGTGATCTCGCAAACGATGTTCACGACCAGCATGGCGCAACACATCGGCCAGATCAGTCATGCGCTGCGCGTGAGTCTGAAGTACGCATTCGACTCATTTCACAACCCACTGCGGCTCCCCAGCTGGGTACCGACTCCACGCAACCGTGAATTTCGTTCAGTCATGCAGTTCATGGACGGACTGATTTATGGATTGCTCGCCGAACGGCGCCGCACCGGAGCAACATATGGGGATCTCCTCGATCTCCTGCTCCAGGCTCGCGATGAGGAAACCGGCATAGGTCTGAGCGATCAGGAGTTGCGCGACGAGGCCTTGACGATCTTTGCGGCGGGGCACGAGACGACCGCGAACGCGCTCGCATGGACCTGGTACCTCCTCTCAACTCACCCAGAGGCGAAGGCACGATTTCACGAGGAAGTGGACCGAGTCCTCCAAGGGAGAACGCCGAACGCGGACGATCTTCAGCACCTTCCGTATACTCGGGCCGTATTCGAGGAATCGCTCCGGCTGTATCCACCGGCACCAGTCGTACAGCGCAAGGCGGCGACGAATACTACTGTGGGTGGATTAGCGCTACCGGTCGGCGCGCTCGTCTTCGTCGGCATATATAATCTGCACAGACACCCGGCCTTTTGGCCAAACCCCGAACAATTTCTGCCGGAGCGCTGGCTGGACGGTGAACGGCCAAGTTCCCGCTATGCCTATCTTCCGTTCGGCGCAGGACCGCGCGCCTGCGTGGGCATCCATTTCGCCTCAGTCGAAGGGCCGCTACTCCTGGCACTGATCGGCCGCCGCTATGATCTGCAACTGGCTCAAGAGACTGTCGAGCCAGAACTCATGGTGACCTTGCGACCAAAGGGTGGCATCCGCATGACGCTCAACCCACGGAAGGTGCCTGTCAAATCGAGCGCCTAG
- a CDS encoding cytochrome P450, with amino-acid sequence MPDSIHPFKLVDVPWGTPLFGHLGTFKRAPLETMSGWWRQYGDALRFRLGPKALHLFSHPDLAEEILVQQADRFVKVYDPRRPVGIALVLGNGLVTSSGEVWKRHRRIIQPIFHRSRMAAMADRMAQVGEQRVASWVSLEGQPIDIGDEMMQLTLEVISQTMFTTSMVQHIDQVRHTLRVSLKYAVDSVQNPLRLPGWVPTPRNREFRSAMQFMDGLIYGLLAERRHSGSQHDDLLDLLLQARDEETGVGLTDQELRDETFTIFAAGHGTTATALTWTWYLLATHPEAKARFHEEVDRVLHGKTPNADDLQHLPYTRAVFEESLRLYPPAPVVQRKAATNTTVGGLPLAVGALVFVGIYNLHRHPAFWPNPEQFLPERWLNGERPTARYAYLPFGAGPRACVGIHFASVEGPLLLALIGRRYDLQLAQEIVEPEFFVTLQPKGGIRMTPQPRHVPVVSSA; translated from the coding sequence ATGCCGGACTCGATTCATCCCTTCAAGCTTGTCGATGTGCCCTGGGGCACACCTCTATTCGGTCACCTCGGGACATTCAAACGCGCTCCGTTGGAGACGATGTCAGGGTGGTGGCGTCAGTACGGCGATGCGCTGCGCTTTCGGCTCGGCCCTAAGGCTCTCCATCTCTTCAGCCATCCCGATCTCGCCGAAGAAATTCTCGTGCAGCAAGCCGACCGCTTTGTGAAAGTCTACGACCCTCGGCGGCCGGTCGGCATCGCGCTGGTCCTGGGCAATGGCTTGGTGACCAGTTCGGGCGAGGTCTGGAAGCGACATCGACGCATCATCCAGCCGATCTTTCATCGCTCTCGAATGGCCGCCATGGCCGATCGGATGGCCCAGGTGGGCGAGCAACGGGTTGCCAGTTGGGTAAGTCTTGAAGGACAGCCGATCGATATTGGCGACGAAATGATGCAGCTGACGCTCGAAGTAATATCGCAAACCATGTTCACCACCAGCATGGTGCAACACATCGATCAAGTCCGTCATACGCTACGTGTGAGCCTGAAGTATGCAGTCGACTCGGTTCAGAACCCACTGCGTCTACCTGGCTGGGTGCCGACTCCACGCAACCGTGAATTCCGTTCCGCCATGCAATTCATGGATGGGCTGATCTATGGATTGCTTGCCGAGCGGCGTCACAGCGGATCTCAGCATGACGATCTCCTTGATCTGTTGCTCCAGGCCCGCGATGAAGAGACCGGTGTCGGACTGACCGATCAAGAGCTGCGGGACGAAACGTTCACCATTTTTGCGGCGGGACACGGGACCACGGCGACCGCGCTCACCTGGACCTGGTACCTCCTCGCAACCCATCCGGAGGCGAAGGCACGGTTTCACGAGGAGGTGGACCGGGTTCTTCATGGAAAGACGCCAAACGCCGACGATCTTCAGCACCTTCCGTATACTCGGGCCGTATTCGAGGAATCGCTCCGGCTGTATCCACCGGCTCCAGTCGTACAACGCAAGGCGGCGACCAATACTACTGTGGGTGGATTACCGCTAGCGGTCGGCGCGCTCGTTTTCGTCGGGATATACAATCTGCACAGACACCCGGCCTTTTGGCCAAACCCCGAACAATTTCTGCCGGAGCGATGGTTGAATGGCGAGCGGCCGACCGCCAGATATGCCTACCTTCCGTTCGGCGCAGGGCCACGCGCATGTGTGGGGATTCATTTCGCGTCAGTTGAAGGGCCACTTCTATTAGCCCTGATCGGTCGGCGCTATGATCTACAACTGGCTCAAGAAATTGTCGAACCTGAATTCTTCGTGACCTTGCAACCGAAAGGTGGCATCCGCATGACGCCCCAGCCACGCCATGTGCCGGTCGTATCGAGCGCCTAG
- a CDS encoding YkgJ family cysteine cluster protein, with product MSGTLLFPSTLFERTARWFERVNASLLGRLPCTHGCSGCCVGLFPVTILDRREVQRGLRRLPDEHRNRIERSAAEQVAALTVAAPQLNRNRFIDQWPDQDIDRVVQRFERWPCPALELDGACGLYEFRPLVCRSMGVPQDDGGFVTGACAVQTAVPLIRPSKVFREEENHLAGMEAMEIEALRRRAGIMGEELFLPYAFIRDPEVRELESGVGRGSFATAPA from the coding sequence ATGTCAGGGACACTCCTCTTTCCTTCAACGTTGTTTGAAAGGACCGCTCGGTGGTTTGAGCGGGTGAATGCCTCTCTTCTCGGGAGGCTTCCTTGTACCCACGGATGTTCCGGCTGTTGTGTCGGGCTTTTTCCCGTGACCATCCTGGACCGACGGGAAGTTCAGCGTGGTCTCCGAAGGCTACCCGATGAGCACCGGAACAGGATCGAACGATCAGCAGCGGAGCAGGTCGCTGCGCTAACAGTCGCCGCGCCGCAACTGAACAGGAATCGTTTCATCGACCAGTGGCCGGACCAGGACATTGATCGCGTCGTCCAACGGTTCGAGAGATGGCCTTGTCCTGCCTTGGAGCTGGATGGAGCCTGTGGTCTCTATGAGTTTCGCCCCCTGGTCTGTCGTTCCATGGGTGTTCCTCAGGATGATGGGGGCTTTGTCACTGGAGCCTGTGCTGTGCAAACGGCCGTTCCACTGATTCGGCCCTCAAAAGTCTTTCGTGAGGAAGAGAATCATCTTGCTGGGATGGAAGCGATGGAAATCGAGGCGTTGCGCCGCCGAGCGGGAATCATGGGAGAAGAACTGTTCCTGCCCTATGCTTTCATCCGGGATCCCGAAGTGAGAGAGCTGGAGTCTGGAGTGGGCAGGGGCAGCTTCGCGACTGCGCCAGCATGA
- a CDS encoding HU family DNA-binding protein, producing MAKSMTKSQIADYLAGKAGITKKGAVQILDDLAALAYREAKNVFTVPGIGKLKLANRKARIGRNPQTGEEIKIPAKRVVKFRVAKAAKDAILGKK from the coding sequence ATGGCAAAATCAATGACGAAATCGCAGATTGCAGATTATCTCGCCGGAAAAGCCGGCATCACGAAAAAAGGAGCGGTTCAGATTCTTGATGATCTGGCAGCCCTGGCCTATCGCGAAGCCAAGAACGTCTTCACGGTGCCCGGTATCGGGAAACTCAAGCTCGCTAACCGCAAGGCACGCATCGGCCGCAATCCGCAGACCGGTGAGGAAATCAAGATCCCGGCAAAGCGAGTAGTCAAGTTCCGTGTCGCGAAGGCTGCCAAGGACGCAATCCTCGGCAAGAAATAA
- a CDS encoding MoaD/ThiS family protein, translating into MVTIVLTGQLQTLDGECDLACEIDRSMSVRQLIQRQGIQLRHLLQLLRQKKVLVTINKKIASEDSLVQDGDAIRLIGHDGMGGSGLGPSHP; encoded by the coding sequence ATGGTGACTATCGTTTTGACCGGACAACTGCAAACCTTGGACGGCGAGTGTGATCTGGCCTGCGAAATTGATCGATCGATGTCCGTTCGTCAACTGATCCAGCGACAAGGAATTCAGCTTCGACATCTGCTTCAGCTCCTGCGGCAGAAGAAAGTGCTTGTGACCATCAATAAGAAGATCGCCAGCGAGGACTCGCTCGTTCAGGATGGGGACGCGATTCGTCTGATCGGGCACGATGGGATGGGAGGTAGCGGACTTGGTCCGTCGCACCCCTAA
- the rfbC gene encoding dTDP-4-dehydrorhamnose 3,5-epimerase, which yields MRVTTIDIPGVLLLEPSVMSDHRGCFLETYHEHRYREAGIDERFVQDNFSRSIRNTVRGLHFQEPHAQGKLVMALEGTVYDVVVDIRKGSPTFGKWYGVELSGKSLQQMYVPPGCAHGFCVKSDSACFLYKCTAYYSPKDDRGILWNDPALGILWPVSQPILSAKDQTHRTLAAMDAELPFYSATR from the coding sequence GTGCGAGTAACGACCATAGATATCCCTGGCGTACTCTTACTTGAGCCTTCTGTCATGTCTGATCATCGAGGCTGTTTCCTGGAAACATATCACGAACATCGTTACCGAGAAGCCGGCATCGATGAGCGTTTTGTCCAGGATAATTTTTCGAGATCGATACGAAACACGGTGCGCGGTCTGCATTTCCAAGAACCGCATGCTCAGGGAAAACTCGTCATGGCCCTTGAAGGGACTGTATACGACGTCGTCGTCGATATCCGCAAAGGGTCTCCGACATTCGGTAAATGGTATGGAGTCGAACTATCCGGGAAGAGCCTTCAGCAGATGTATGTTCCCCCCGGATGTGCTCATGGCTTTTGCGTCAAGAGCGACAGCGCTTGCTTCTTGTATAAGTGCACCGCCTATTATTCGCCCAAAGATGATCGCGGTATCTTGTGGAATGATCCGGCTTTGGGAATTCTCTGGCCGGTCAGCCAACCTATCCTCTCAGCAAAGGACCAAACACACCGTACTCTTGCTGCAATGGACGCAGAGTTACCGTTCTATAGCGCTACGCGCTAG
- a CDS encoding S24 family peptidase: protein MNGEATIKTYQRKGGTVELHPANEAMQPIRVQPTDSFQIEGVVVGVIRHLRK from the coding sequence GTGAATGGGGAAGCCACGATCAAGACTTACCAGCGGAAAGGCGGAACGGTAGAACTCCATCCGGCCAACGAAGCGATGCAACCGATTCGTGTCCAGCCAACCGACTCGTTTCAGATTGAAGGCGTGGTCGTTGGGGTGATTCGCCACTTGAGAAAGTGA
- a CDS encoding DUF1566 domain-containing protein, whose product MPLESWDDKIPTATQRFKVLTEFGGAAVLDKETQLVWEQSPFPMPLGWGAASDSCINRAVGARRGWRLPSVVELMSLLDPTQSTPALPTGHPFTLDPMGTVYWSASSNVQSPTTLAWSVSISSGGGASISNKTSLFHFWCVRGNTNADQY is encoded by the coding sequence GTGCCATTGGAGAGCTGGGACGACAAAATCCCGACTGCCACCCAACGCTTTAAGGTACTCACTGAATTCGGCGGTGCGGCGGTCTTGGATAAGGAAACGCAGCTGGTGTGGGAGCAGTCGCCCTTCCCCATGCCCTTAGGCTGGGGCGCCGCGAGTGATTCCTGTATTAACAGGGCTGTGGGTGCTAGAAGAGGCTGGCGGCTGCCATCAGTGGTGGAGTTGATGAGTCTACTGGACCCCACCCAGAGCACTCCTGCCTTGCCAACAGGCCATCCCTTCACGCTCGATCCGATGGGCACCGTATACTGGTCGGCGTCGTCGAATGTCCAGAGTCCTACTACACTCGCGTGGAGCGTGAGCATCTCCTCAGGTGGCGGTGCGAGCATCTCCAATAAGACCAGTCTTTTTCACTTCTGGTGTGTGCGGGGCAACACGAATGCGGATCAATATTGA
- a CDS encoding DUF1566 domain-containing protein has product MNRQRFLTVTISVMVLSAGLVIMTDSAGAATIDKSGNHPIQNSWDENLPSASRFTVLNAFGGAAVRDNNTGLVWEQAPDAGIEDGGTAVGVCLMKAVGGTRGWRLPSVVELTSLLDGSPGAVAPFIPTSVFSGVRVDTGYWSATTWAETPTSAWTVNFSNGTVGPAGKSAASNRAWCVRGGMNADQY; this is encoded by the coding sequence ATGAACAGACAACGGTTTCTTACAGTCACGATCAGCGTCATGGTGCTGAGTGCAGGTTTGGTCATCATGACCGACAGCGCCGGAGCTGCCACGATAGATAAGAGTGGAAACCACCCCATTCAGAACTCCTGGGACGAAAACCTGCCGAGCGCCTCGCGCTTTACCGTCTTGAACGCCTTTGGTGGCGCGGCGGTGCGGGACAACAATACCGGCTTGGTGTGGGAACAGGCACCTGATGCCGGGATCGAGGATGGGGGTACAGCGGTCGGAGTTTGTCTCATGAAGGCTGTCGGAGGCACAAGGGGTTGGCGACTGCCTTCGGTGGTGGAGTTGACGAGCCTTCTGGACGGCTCGCCGGGAGCGGTCGCGCCCTTCATCCCAACCAGCGTCTTTAGCGGCGTCAGGGTCGACACTGGCTATTGGTCAGCAACGACGTGGGCCGAGACTCCTACCAGCGCGTGGACCGTAAACTTCAGCAATGGCACCGTGGGTCCCGCCGGGAAGTCCGCCGCCAGCAATCGTGCCTGGTGTGTGCGCGGCGGCATGAATGCGGATCAGTATTGA